The Fuscovulum sp. sequence CCACGGCCCCGCGATCATGGCGGGTGGCATGGCAGAAGATTGGGCGCGTATGGCGCCTGTCTTGCAGGCCATTGCCGCGCGGGCCGAGGACGGCACCCCCTGTGCCGATCATATGGGGCCTGATGGGGCGGGGCATTTCGTCAAGGCGATTCACAACGGCATTGAATATGCCGACATGCAGATGATCGCCGAAACCTATGGCATGATGCGCGACGGGCTGGGGCTGCAGGCCGATGCGATTGGCGCCACCTTTGCGGGCTGGAACGCCGGTACCCTGCGGTCTTATCTGATCGAGATTTCCGCCACTGTCGCGCAAGCGGTGGATCCGATTTCAGGCGGGGCGTTGCTGGACGTTATCTTGGATGCGGCCGGGCAGAAGGGCACTGGCCGCTGGACCGTGATCGAGGCGCAGAACCTTGGGTCCCCGATCCCGGTGATCGAGGCGGCGGTGATGGCGCGCAACGTGTCGGCCTTGCTGGCGGAGCGCGCGGCGGGCGAGGCGGTGTTCGGTCCGGCCCCGGCCCGCGTTGAAGGGCTATCGACGGAGGATCTGGAACAGGCGCTGATTGCGGGGAAGATCCTGTGCTATGCGCAGGGCTTTGCCATGATGACGGCAGCGGCGGCGGATTTTGATTGGGCGTTGGATATGCCGGCCATTGCAAGGGTCTGGCGAGCGGGCTGCATCATCCGGTCGGCCATGCTGAACGACATGGCGCATGCGCTGGCCGAAGATCCGGTGCGCAACCTGATGCTGGCGCCGTTTTTTGCCGATCATTTGCGCCGGGCGCTTCCCGGATTGCGGCGGGTGGTGGCCATAGGCGCGGAGCAGGGCTTGCCTTGCCCGGCCCTGTCATCTGGTCTTGCGTGGTTTGACATGATGCGGACGGCGCGGGGCACCGCGAACATGATCCAGGCGCAGCGCGATTTCTTTGGGCTGCACGGGTTCAAGCGGCTGGATGGTGTTGATCGCCCGCATGGGCCATGGGCCGAGGGGTGATGGACTGGCGCGGCTGATCTAGCCGGTTTCGCCCGGCACCAGCCGCGTGGGCACCACCGTCACGTCCTGCCCCTGCTCGCCCTTCAGGCGGGCGACCAGAGCCTCGGCTGCGGCCTTGCCGATGGCGGTGGTCGGAACAACGGTGGTGGTCAACCGGCGCGGCAGGATCGAGGCTGCCTCCATCCCGCCCCAACCGGCGATGCCGATGTCTTCGGGCACGCGTAGGCCCCGCGACTGGGCATAGGCCAGTCCGCCAATCGCCATTTCGTCATTGTGAAAGTAGACGACATCCAGACCGGATTCGCGGCTGAGCAGCGTTTCAAGCCCGTAGTATCCGGCGTAGAAGCCGGGCGCATCGTGCAGAACCTCGCTGGCAATGATCGGATGGCCGGCGCGGGCGAGGGTGGTCCTGAACCCATCCATCCGGGCCGCGCCCATGACATCGGCCCGCGCCAGAGCACCGACATAGCCCGCCCGTCGCCGCCCGCGCCCGATCAGGAAGCGCCCCATTTCGGCCCCGCAGTCGAAATGTGAAAAGCCGACCGACATGTCGATGGGGCTGGTTGTCAGATCCCAGATCTCGACCACGGGGGATGCGGCCTGACGGAGCAGGTCCACCGTTCCCTGCGTATGGGTGCGCCCAGAGAGAATGAGCCCGGCAGGACGCCAGCTGATCACCTGACGGACCCAGGCTTCTTCCTCATCGGTGGAATGGCTGTTGGCACCGATCATCAGTTGATAGCCCAAACGGGACAGGGCCCGATCAACGCCGTCCAGTACATGCCCGAACAGACCCGAGGTGAGCCTTGGGACGCACATGCCGACCAACGTGCTGGCTTGATCCGACCCGAAGGCAGCGGCAAGCCGGTTGGGGACATAGCCCATGGTTTCGGCAACTTTCACGACCCTGTCGCGCGTATCGTTGGAAAAGCCGGTTCCA is a genomic window containing:
- a CDS encoding LacI family DNA-binding transcriptional regulator; this translates as MKANLEDIARAAGVSKMTVSRVLRGGTGFSNDTRDRVVKVAETMGYVPNRLAAAFGSDQASTLVGMCVPRLTSGLFGHVLDGVDRALSRLGYQLMIGANSHSTDEEEAWVRQVISWRPAGLILSGRTHTQGTVDLLRQAASPVVEIWDLTTSPIDMSVGFSHFDCGAEMGRFLIGRGRRRAGYVGALARADVMGAARMDGFRTTLARAGHPIIASEVLHDAPGFYAGYYGLETLLSRESGLDVVYFHNDEMAIGGLAYAQSRGLRVPEDIGIAGWGGMEAASILPRRLTTTVVPTTAIGKAAAEALVARLKGEQGQDVTVVPTRLVPGETG
- the gndA gene encoding NADP-dependent phosphogluconate dehydrogenase; translated protein: MAVTKGQPEAQIGLIGLGTMGAALALNIAEKGFPIAVWNRTTQVAQDFHAAAGVLSDRITPTVTLADLVAAIRPPRAIILMVPAGQPVDDQLAALSGLLGPDDLVIDAGNANFHDTNRRNAARLPFRFMGIGVSGGEEGARHGPAIMAGGMAEDWARMAPVLQAIAARAEDGTPCADHMGPDGAGHFVKAIHNGIEYADMQMIAETYGMMRDGLGLQADAIGATFAGWNAGTLRSYLIEISATVAQAVDPISGGALLDVILDAAGQKGTGRWTVIEAQNLGSPIPVIEAAVMARNVSALLAERAAGEAVFGPAPARVEGLSTEDLEQALIAGKILCYAQGFAMMTAAAADFDWALDMPAIARVWRAGCIIRSAMLNDMAHALAEDPVRNLMLAPFFADHLRRALPGLRRVVAIGAEQGLPCPALSSGLAWFDMMRTARGTANMIQAQRDFFGLHGFKRLDGVDRPHGPWAEG